The Cellulomonas fulva genome includes a window with the following:
- a CDS encoding PulJ/GspJ family protein — protein sequence MRRIRAAQASEERGFTLVELIVVMSIFTGLLAIVFGIMLQMSRQTKDNLARTEAADQARIGLMQIDRQVRSGNVISDPEQESSSESGADRYYSLRVYTQTDGVFQCVQWRVVFPSGSDFGQLEYRSWKPSWQATGGVEAWRVVAHDVVRPSAAFDEDDPSTWPPFFVEPNQAESSSNAQTIRVTLRVKDPEQSEGSRPATVTSTLTGRNTIYGYPADTCSPVPAP from the coding sequence ATGCGGCGGATCCGGGCCGCGCAGGCGTCCGAGGAGCGCGGGTTCACGCTCGTGGAGCTCATCGTCGTGATGTCGATCTTCACGGGGCTGCTGGCGATCGTGTTCGGGATCATGCTGCAGATGTCCCGGCAGACGAAGGACAACCTCGCGCGGACCGAGGCGGCGGACCAGGCGCGGATCGGCCTCATGCAGATCGACCGGCAGGTGCGGTCCGGCAACGTGATCTCGGACCCCGAGCAGGAGTCGTCGAGCGAGTCGGGCGCGGACCGGTACTACTCGCTGCGGGTCTACACGCAGACGGACGGCGTCTTCCAGTGCGTGCAGTGGCGGGTCGTCTTCCCGTCGGGCAGCGACTTCGGCCAGCTCGAGTACCGGTCGTGGAAGCCCAGCTGGCAGGCGACGGGCGGTGTGGAGGCGTGGCGCGTGGTCGCGCACGACGTCGTCCGGCCGAGCGCGGCCTTCGACGAGGACGACCCCTCGACCTGGCCGCCGTTCTTCGTCGAGCCGAACCAGGCCGAGAGCTCGTCCAACGCGCAGACGATCCGCGTGACGCTGCGCGTCAAGGACCCCGAGCAGAGCGAGGGCTCCCGGCCCGCGACGGTGACGTCGACGCTCACGGGGCGCAACACGATCTACGGCTACCCGGCTGACACGTGCAGCCCCGTCCCGGCGCCCTGA
- a CDS encoding prepilin-type N-terminal cleavage/methylation domain-containing protein — MRIDDRPRTGDESGFTLMELLVAMMIIGGVLLGLAAVQTSALVSTAQTRQRTLGTAVTNQVMEQLRALPWNTLNKGLRTGFVGAAGGDPNVDGTRLRPAVGDDGIDEALVTSSDQATTMAPLSGAGGSNLTRTRNPEAPGIVFTSRSYVSRPADGTAVLSLTVITTWRANQSSEDRFVVLRSAAYAPQGGCGDPDNQPFLGACQALFSASAGGTGPEITVTAAAGGAAGDPVVDATTPILPGTSATVASLRVAQTGVGIAAQQSSTAEATVLHSGGTLTAASDPAAAESTGASSSSLEASNDLGSVGAAPADPAPVTSTGVASSLSLGQGDLTMLLQPGGGDQATVRASTVTSCATGIANGEPCASTTARTNAPTSVTASVRSGTFAVATVGSSASTTTFGGRFTKTAGTTATGCTSLTGAGCVAAGVSRSLGTVTLGGGSWTGGAASSGLIVVNNYTDSTRVERGASQPAATPVTTRTGSIRYWNGSSYSTLTLGTGTSSSKITGSVSWTGGGYTVTASGSVLVTPASTLVTAADAGCAGEGCSLSSETGLVTISVRYRMEGPSGVHSFVVATTLGGARAAAGYKAAPSA; from the coding sequence GTGCGGATCGACGATCGTCCTCGCACGGGCGACGAGTCCGGCTTCACCTTGATGGAGCTGCTCGTCGCCATGATGATCATCGGCGGCGTCCTGCTCGGCCTAGCCGCGGTGCAGACGTCGGCGCTGGTCTCGACCGCGCAGACCCGCCAGCGGACGCTCGGCACGGCCGTGACCAACCAGGTGATGGAGCAGCTGCGCGCGCTGCCCTGGAACACCCTCAACAAGGGTCTGCGCACCGGGTTCGTCGGCGCGGCCGGCGGCGACCCGAACGTCGACGGCACGCGCCTGCGGCCCGCGGTGGGCGACGACGGGATCGACGAGGCCCTGGTGACGAGCTCCGACCAGGCGACGACCATGGCTCCGCTCTCCGGCGCCGGCGGGAGCAACCTCACCCGGACGCGGAACCCGGAAGCGCCCGGGATCGTGTTCACGTCGCGGTCGTACGTCTCGCGGCCCGCCGACGGCACCGCCGTCCTCTCCCTCACGGTCATCACCACCTGGCGCGCGAACCAGAGCTCCGAGGACCGGTTCGTCGTCCTGCGCTCCGCGGCGTACGCGCCCCAGGGCGGCTGCGGCGACCCCGACAACCAGCCGTTCCTCGGCGCGTGCCAGGCGCTCTTCTCCGCGAGTGCCGGCGGGACGGGACCGGAGATCACGGTGACGGCCGCCGCCGGCGGCGCCGCCGGTGACCCCGTCGTCGACGCGACCACCCCCATCCTGCCCGGCACGAGCGCGACCGTCGCGTCCCTGCGCGTCGCCCAGACGGGCGTCGGCATCGCGGCGCAGCAGTCGTCGACGGCGGAGGCGACGGTGCTGCACTCCGGCGGCACGCTCACGGCCGCGTCGGACCCCGCGGCGGCCGAGTCGACCGGCGCCTCGAGCTCGTCGCTCGAGGCCTCCAACGACCTGGGCTCCGTCGGTGCCGCTCCCGCGGACCCGGCGCCCGTGACGTCGACCGGCGTGGCATCGTCGCTCAGCCTCGGGCAGGGCGACCTCACGATGCTCCTGCAGCCGGGCGGTGGCGACCAGGCGACGGTGCGGGCCTCGACCGTCACGTCGTGCGCCACCGGGATCGCCAACGGCGAGCCCTGCGCGTCGACGACCGCGCGGACCAACGCCCCGACGAGCGTGACCGCGTCCGTCCGCAGCGGGACCTTCGCGGTGGCGACGGTCGGGAGCTCCGCGAGCACGACGACCTTCGGGGGTCGCTTCACGAAGACAGCGGGGACCACGGCGACCGGGTGCACGAGCCTGACCGGGGCCGGGTGCGTGGCCGCGGGTGTCTCACGGTCGCTCGGCACGGTGACCCTGGGCGGTGGCTCCTGGACGGGTGGCGCCGCCAGCAGCGGCCTCATCGTCGTGAACAACTACACCGACAGCACCCGGGTGGAGCGAGGTGCGTCGCAGCCGGCAGCGACGCCGGTCACGACCCGGACGGGCTCGATCCGGTACTGGAACGGCTCGTCGTACTCGACGCTCACGCTCGGCACAGGCACGTCGTCGTCCAAGATCACCGGCTCGGTGAGCTGGACCGGGGGCGGCTACACCGTGACCGCGTCGGGCAGCGTCCTGGTGACGCCCGCCTCGACCCTCGTCACGGCGGCCGACGCAGGCTGCGCGGGGGAGGGGTGCTCGCTCTCGTCGGAGACCGGGCTGGTCACGATCTCGGTGCGCTACCGCATGGAGGGCCCGAGCGGCGTGCACTCGTTCGTGGTCGCGACGACGCTCGGCGGCGCGCGCGCGGCGGCCGGCTACAAGGCGGCGCCCAGTGCGTGA
- a CDS encoding PilW family protein, with protein MIGRLHRDERGTSLAELLIGMTIFTILMAAVTTLAIGYQRVNAESVARQDQVDVARTASERLTKVVRTVVKPSQLISCVTATCSDIDAFVSASSTSMKFYANLDNAGNVVGPRQVTYVVQPTGPGTARLVERVQRPDSSTPGTNGYTYCDALAAGASAACRSRMTTATLVEGVRTDGPAPLFAYYDNEGDLMSTGAGGSLTSAQIDQVLSIELTLRVRADDARSTGATTYIQRILLPNSQAVLRPGEDE; from the coding sequence ATGATCGGACGCCTCCACCGGGACGAGCGCGGCACCTCGCTGGCCGAGCTGCTCATCGGCATGACGATCTTCACGATCCTCATGGCCGCGGTGACCACGCTCGCCATCGGGTACCAGCGGGTCAACGCGGAGAGCGTAGCCCGGCAGGACCAGGTCGACGTCGCGCGGACGGCGTCCGAGCGACTGACCAAGGTGGTCCGCACGGTCGTCAAGCCCAGCCAGCTGATCAGCTGCGTCACCGCGACCTGCTCGGACATCGACGCCTTCGTGAGCGCGTCGTCCACGTCGATGAAGTTCTACGCGAACCTCGACAACGCGGGCAACGTCGTCGGCCCGCGTCAGGTGACGTACGTCGTCCAGCCGACCGGACCCGGCACGGCACGCCTCGTCGAGCGGGTCCAGCGGCCCGACTCGTCGACGCCGGGCACGAACGGCTACACCTACTGCGACGCGCTGGCCGCCGGGGCGAGCGCCGCGTGCCGGTCGCGCATGACCACCGCGACCCTCGTGGAGGGGGTACGGACCGACGGTCCCGCGCCGCTCTTCGCGTACTACGACAACGAGGGCGACCTCATGTCCACCGGCGCGGGGGGCAGCCTCACGTCGGCGCAGATCGACCAGGTGCTCTCGATCGAGCTGACCCTGCGGGTCCGCGCCGACGACGCCCGCTCGACCGGGGCGACGACCTACATCCAGCGCATCCTGCTGCCGAACTCGCAGGCTGTGCTCCGCCCAGGGGAGGACGAATGA